In the genome of Streptomyces sp. P3, the window GCACAGCTGCCCGATCTTCATACCGGGCCACAGCTTGATCGGCAGGGTCGCGAGATTGGACAACTCGAGCGTCACATGGCCGGAGAAGCCGGGATCGATGAACCCGGCGGTGGAGTGGGTGACCAGCCCGAGCCGCCCGAGCGAACTCTTGCCCTCGAGCCGCGAGGCGAGATCGTCGGGAAGGCTGACGACCTCGTACGTGGAGGCGAGAACGAACTCCCCGGGGTGGAGGATGAACGGCTCGTCGCCCTCGGGCTCCACGAGCCGGGTCAGGTCGGCCTGCTCCACGGACGGGTCGATGTGCGGGTAGCGGTGGTTCTCGAACACCCGGAAGTAACGGTCGAGTCGCACGTCGATGCTCGACGGCTGCACCATGGATTCGTCGTAGGGATCGATCCGTACCCGCCCGGCGTCGATCTCGGCCCGGATGTCCTTGTCTGAGAGAAGCACGTCCCGAGGATACGCAAGGCGCGCGGAGCGACCACCATCGGACGACTCCGCGCGCCAGGGCTTCGCGTTTCCCGCCCGCCGCTACCGCTTCTCGAGCATCACCGGCACGGCGCTGCGCAACCGGGCGCACCGAGGACACCGGACGAGCCGTCCGGGACCGAGCCGCTCGGCCTGCTGCATCGGGAACGAAGCGGTGCTGAACACGTGCCCGTCGGCACAACGGACGACGGTGCGCTCCATCAAGTCCATGAGTCCCTTCCCCAAGAGCCGCGTCCGGCTGCTGCTCGCCGGACACTGAAAGCCACATTACGGGACGAACG includes:
- the dcd gene encoding dCTP deaminase is translated as MLLSDKDIRAEIDAGRVRIDPYDESMVQPSSIDVRLDRYFRVFENHRYPHIDPSVEQADLTRLVEPEGDEPFILHPGEFVLASTYEVVSLPDDLASRLEGKSSLGRLGLVTHSTAGFIDPGFSGHVTLELSNLATLPIKLWPGMKIGQLCMFRLSSPAEFPYGSDRYGSRYQGQRGPTASRSFLNFHRTQV